The proteins below come from a single Papaver somniferum cultivar HN1 chromosome 11, ASM357369v1, whole genome shotgun sequence genomic window:
- the LOC113324992 gene encoding uncharacterized protein LOC113324992, with product MTPFQDLYGYLPPHLAFPVNSIILVVSVQEYLQERNHMLQLLKEGLLKAQDRMKFYADNSRCDRAFNVGDLVFLKLQPYKQSSNLELSARYYGPFEVIQKVVTVAYKLKLTVGSRIHPVFHVSQLKKTIGQHLTPSASLPLIDTFGAFIVLPVIVLDHRESLRGGTVIHQVLI from the coding sequence ATGACACCTTTTCAGGATTTATATGGATACCTACCTCCACATCTTGCATTTCCTGTCAATTCTATTATTTTAGTTGTTTCTGTTCAAGAGTATCTCCAAGAGAGAAACCACATGTTGCAGCTACTAAAAGAAGGCTTACTTAAGGCTCAGGATAGGATGAAATTTTATGCTGATAACTCAAGATGTGACAGAGCTTTCAATGTGGGAGATTtggtttttctaaagttacaaccaTACAAACAATCATCTAACCTTGAACTCTCAGCAAGATATTATGGCCCCTTTGAAGTAATACAGAAGGTTGTCACTGTTGCTTACAAGTTGAAGCTTACCGTTGGTTCCAGAATTCATCCTGTGTTtcatgtttctcaattgaagaagaCGATTGGCCAACATTTGACTCCTTCTGCATCTCTGCCATTGATTGATACGTTTGGTGCTTTCATTGTTTTACCTGTTATTGTCCTTGACCATAGAGAAAGCTTAAGAGGAGGGACTGTAATTCACCAGGTGCTTATTTAG